One stretch of Pseudomonas fragi DNA includes these proteins:
- the purB gene encoding adenylosuccinate lyase, translating into MKLSSLTAVSPVDGRYAGKTQALRPIFSEYGLIRARVLVEVRWLQRLAAHAAIPEVPAFSAEANAVLNELAENFSLEHAERVKEIERTTNHDVKAIEYLLKEQAAKLPELANVSEFIHFACTSEDINNLSHALMLREGRDDVMLPLMRQTAEAIRELAIKFADVPMLSRTHGQPASPTTLGKELANVVYRLERQIAQVAAVPLLGKINGAVGNYNAHLSAYPQIDWEENARAFIEDELGLGFNPYTTQIEPHDYIAELFDAIARFNTILIDFDRDIWGYISLGYFKQRTIAGEIGSSTMPHKVNPIDFENSEGNLGIANALFQHLASKLPISRWQRDLTDSTVLRNLGVGFAHSVIAYEASLKGISKLELNAQKIAADLDACWEVLAEPIQTVMRRYNIENPYEKLKELTRGKGISPEALQTFIDGLEMPEAAKAELKLLTPANYIGNAVEQAKRI; encoded by the coding sequence ATGAAGCTTTCTTCGCTCACTGCGGTTTCCCCTGTTGACGGCCGCTACGCCGGCAAAACCCAGGCCCTGCGCCCAATTTTCAGCGAATACGGCTTGATCCGTGCTCGCGTCCTGGTTGAAGTTCGCTGGCTCCAGCGCCTGGCTGCTCACGCTGCCATCCCTGAAGTCCCGGCCTTCTCCGCCGAAGCCAACGCCGTTCTGAACGAACTGGCGGAAAACTTCTCTCTGGAGCACGCCGAGCGTGTCAAAGAGATCGAGCGCACCACCAACCACGACGTCAAAGCCATTGAGTACCTGCTCAAGGAACAGGCCGCCAAGCTGCCTGAACTGGCCAACGTCAGTGAGTTCATCCACTTTGCCTGCACCAGCGAGGACATCAACAACCTGTCCCACGCCCTGATGCTGCGCGAAGGCCGCGATGACGTGATGCTGCCGCTGATGCGTCAAACCGCAGAAGCCATCCGCGAGCTGGCGATCAAGTTCGCCGACGTACCAATGCTGTCGCGCACCCACGGTCAACCGGCCTCGCCGACCACCCTGGGCAAAGAGCTGGCCAACGTGGTTTACCGCCTTGAGCGTCAAATCGCTCAGGTTGCAGCCGTACCGCTGCTGGGCAAGATCAACGGCGCCGTGGGCAACTACAACGCCCACCTGTCGGCCTACCCACAGATCGACTGGGAAGAAAACGCCCGCGCCTTTATCGAAGACGAACTGGGCCTGGGCTTCAACCCGTACACCACCCAGATCGAGCCGCACGACTACATCGCCGAGCTGTTCGACGCCATCGCGCGCTTCAACACCATCCTGATCGACTTCGATCGCGATATCTGGGGCTACATCTCCCTGGGCTACTTCAAGCAGCGCACCATTGCCGGCGAAATCGGTTCCTCGACCATGCCGCACAAGGTCAACCCGATCGACTTCGAAAACTCCGAAGGCAACCTGGGTATCGCCAACGCGCTGTTCCAGCACCTGGCCAGCAAATTGCCAATCTCCCGCTGGCAGCGCGACCTGACCGACTCCACCGTACTGCGTAACCTCGGCGTGGGCTTTGCTCACAGCGTGATCGCGTACGAAGCCAGCCTCAAGGGCATCAGCAAGCTTGAACTGAATGCGCAGAAAATCGCTGCCGACCTGGACGCTTGCTGGGAAGTCCTGGCCGAGCCGATTCAGACCGTGATGCGCCGCTACAACATCGAAAACCCGTACGAGAAGCTCAAAGAGCTGACCCGCGGCAAGGGCATCAGCCCTGAAGCACTGCAAACTTTCATCGACGGCCTTGAAATGCCGGAAGCGGCCAAAGCCGAGCTGAAGCTGCTGACCCCTGCCAACTACATTGGCAACGCGGTCGAGCAAGCCAAGCGTATCTGA
- the hflD gene encoding high frequency lysogenization protein HflD, whose product MNPTQEQLVALGGVFLAAVLVDKIAKTGQVSEADLSCMLGSLLVRDPKDTLEVFGGDDINLREGYRALIGALERDPNTLQREPLRYALSMLGLERQLAKRDDMLELIGKRLPQIQSQVEHFGPAHENVVAACGALYQDTLSTLRQRIQVHGDMRNLQQPNNASKIRALLLAGIRCARLWRQLGGHRWQLVISRRKLLKELYPMLRGN is encoded by the coding sequence ATGAACCCGACTCAGGAGCAACTGGTAGCCCTGGGCGGCGTATTTCTGGCCGCCGTGCTGGTGGACAAGATCGCCAAGACCGGCCAGGTCAGCGAGGCTGACCTGAGCTGCATGCTCGGCAGCCTGCTGGTGCGTGACCCCAAGGACACCCTGGAAGTGTTTGGCGGTGACGACATCAACCTGCGCGAAGGCTACCGCGCCCTGATCGGCGCCCTTGAGCGCGACCCCAATACCCTGCAGCGCGAGCCCTTGCGTTACGCGTTGTCGATGCTCGGCCTTGAGCGCCAACTGGCCAAGCGCGATGACATGCTGGAGCTGATCGGCAAACGCCTGCCGCAGATCCAGTCCCAGGTCGAGCACTTCGGCCCGGCCCACGAAAACGTGGTGGCTGCCTGCGGCGCGCTGTACCAGGACACCCTGAGCACCTTGCGCCAGCGCATTCAGGTCCACGGCGACATGCGCAACCTGCAACAACCGAACAACGCGTCGAAAATTCGCGCCCTGCTGCTGGCCGGCATCCGCTGCGCACGGCTGTGGCGCCAATTGGGCGGGCATCGCTGGCAGCTGGTCATCAGCCGGCGCAAGCTGCTCAAAGAGCTTTATCCGATGCTGCGCGGCAACTGA
- the mnmA gene encoding tRNA 2-thiouridine(34) synthase MnmA: MRDPALVAPEKQRVIVGMSGGVDSSVSAVLLMEQGYQVEGLFMKNWEEDDGTDYCTAMDDLADAQAVCDKIGIKLHTANFAAEYWDNVFEHFLAEYKAGRTPNPDILCNREIKFKAFLDYALMLGADLIATGHYVRRRDIDGRTELLKGLDPNKDQSYFLHAVGGEQIARTLFPVGELEKPEVRRIAEKHDLATAKKKDSTGICFIGERRFSDFLKQYLPAQPGEIKTTEGEVIGRHHGLMYHTIGQRQGLGIGGLKDASDEPWYVLVKDLEHNELIVGQGNDHPWLFSGALLASEIYWVNPIDLSTPLRLTAKVRYRQSDQPCTLEKTASGYRATFDDPQRAVTPGQSVVFYDGEVCLGGGVIEVAEPWSSKGKRP; the protein is encoded by the coding sequence ATGCGTGATCCAGCCCTAGTCGCCCCCGAAAAACAGCGCGTCATCGTCGGCATGTCCGGCGGTGTCGACTCTTCCGTTTCCGCCGTTCTGCTTATGGAGCAGGGCTACCAGGTGGAAGGCCTGTTCATGAAGAACTGGGAGGAAGACGACGGAACGGATTACTGCACCGCCATGGATGACCTGGCAGACGCCCAGGCCGTGTGCGACAAAATCGGCATCAAGCTGCACACCGCCAACTTTGCCGCCGAGTACTGGGACAACGTGTTCGAGCACTTCCTGGCCGAGTACAAGGCCGGCCGCACGCCCAACCCGGACATCCTGTGCAACCGCGAAATCAAGTTCAAGGCCTTCCTGGACTACGCCCTGATGCTCGGCGCCGACCTGATCGCTACCGGCCACTATGTGCGCCGTCGCGACATTGACGGCCGCACCGAGCTGCTCAAGGGCCTGGACCCGAACAAGGACCAGAGCTACTTCCTGCACGCCGTCGGTGGCGAACAGATCGCCCGCACCCTGTTCCCGGTCGGCGAGCTGGAAAAACCGGAAGTGCGCCGCATCGCCGAAAAGCACGATCTGGCCACCGCGAAGAAAAAAGACTCCACGGGGATCTGCTTTATCGGCGAACGCCGTTTCAGCGATTTCCTCAAGCAATACCTGCCGGCACAGCCGGGCGAGATCAAGACCACCGAAGGTGAAGTGATCGGCCGCCACCACGGCCTGATGTACCACACCATCGGCCAGCGCCAGGGCCTGGGCATTGGCGGCCTCAAGGACGCCAGCGACGAACCGTGGTACGTGCTGGTCAAGGACCTGGAGCACAACGAGCTGATCGTCGGCCAGGGCAACGACCATCCGTGGCTGTTCTCCGGCGCCCTGCTCGCCTCCGAGATCTACTGGGTCAACCCGATCGACCTGAGCACCCCGTTGCGCCTGACGGCCAAGGTTCGCTATCGCCAGAGCGACCAGCCCTGCACCCTGGAAAAAACCGCAAGCGGCTACCGCGCCACCTTCGATGACCCGCAACGCGCAGTAACACCCGGCCAGTCCGTGGTGTTTTACGACGGCGAAGTCTGCCTGGGCGGCGGCGTGATCGAAGTGGCCGAGCCCTGGTCGAGCAAGGGCAAGCGCCCATGA
- a CDS encoding NUDIX hydrolase has translation MEWKPHITVATVVEDNGRFLMVEELKRERAVLNQPAGHLDPDESLIDAAIRETLEETGYDVELTGVIGIYLYTAPSNGVTYQRICFAGKAVKHHPDYKLDTGIIGPLWLTRDELLAQRDRWRSELTLQCIDDYLGGKLFDLTLIRPSV, from the coding sequence ATGGAATGGAAACCCCATATCACCGTCGCCACTGTCGTTGAAGACAACGGCCGCTTCCTGATGGTCGAAGAACTCAAGCGCGAGCGCGCCGTGCTCAATCAGCCCGCCGGGCATCTCGACCCCGACGAAAGCCTGATCGACGCCGCGATCCGCGAAACCCTCGAAGAAACCGGTTACGACGTCGAACTGACCGGCGTGATCGGCATTTACCTCTACACCGCCCCCAGCAACGGCGTGACCTACCAGCGCATCTGCTTTGCCGGCAAGGCCGTCAAGCACCACCCCGACTACAAGCTCGACACCGGCATTATCGGCCCGCTGTGGCTGACCCGCGACGAGCTGCTGGCGCAACGCGATCGCTGGCGCAGCGAGCTGACCCTGCAGTGCATCGACGATTATCTGGGCGGCAAACTGTTCGACCTGACGTTAATCCGCCCTTCGGTTTAG
- a CDS encoding NADP-dependent isocitrate dehydrogenase: MPNRSKIIYTFTDEAPALATYSLLPIIEAFTASADIAVETRDISLAGRILSSFPEQLGDKAVADHLAELGALAVTPEANIIKLPNISASVPQLQAAIKELQAQGYNIPDYPETVTTDAEKETKARYSKVMGSAVNPVLREGNSDRRAPLSVKNYARKHPHKMGAWAADSKSHVAHMSEGDFYASEKAALIEAPGSVKIELIAQDGTTTVLKEKTAVQAGEIIDCSVMSKKALREFVAAEIEDAKKQGVLFSVHLKATMMKVSDPIMFGQIVAEFYKDALEKHADVLKEIGFNLNNGIGDLYARIKALPAEKQAEIEADIEAVYANRPALAMVNSDKGITNLHVPSDVIVDASMPAMIRDSGKMWNTEGQLQDTKAVIPDRCYATIYQATIEDCKKHGAFDPTTMGSVPNVGLMAQKAEEYGSHDKTFQIKTPGVVRVTDSNGNVLMEQKVEEGDIWRMCQAKDAPIRDWVKLAVNRARASNTPAVFWLDPKRSHDAEMIKKVETYLKDHDTSGLDIRIMAPVEAMKFTLERTRKGLDTISVTGNVLRDYLTDLFPIMELGTSAKMLSIVPLMNGGGLFETGAGGSAPKHVQQLLEENFLRWDSLGEFLALAASLEHLGTTYNNPKALVLAKTLDQATGQFLDNNKSPSRKVGNIDNRGSHFYLALYWAQALAAQTEDKELQAQFAPVAKAMAENEAKIVAELNAVQGKPVDIGGYYHADADKVSKVMRPSATLNAIIASV, encoded by the coding sequence ATGCCCAACCGTTCGAAGATCATCTACACCTTCACCGACGAAGCTCCGGCGCTCGCCACCTATTCACTGCTGCCTATCATCGAGGCGTTTACCGCCAGCGCCGATATCGCCGTTGAAACGCGCGACATCTCTCTGGCTGGCCGCATCCTCTCAAGCTTCCCCGAGCAATTGGGTGACAAGGCTGTAGCGGACCACCTCGCCGAACTGGGCGCCCTGGCCGTTACCCCTGAAGCCAACATCATCAAGCTGCCCAACATCAGCGCCTCGGTCCCGCAACTGCAGGCCGCGATCAAGGAACTGCAAGCCCAGGGCTACAACATTCCGGACTACCCGGAAACCGTCACCACCGACGCCGAAAAAGAAACCAAGGCCCGTTACAGCAAGGTAATGGGTAGTGCCGTGAACCCGGTACTGCGCGAAGGCAACTCCGACCGCCGCGCCCCGCTGTCGGTCAAGAACTACGCGCGCAAGCACCCGCATAAAATGGGCGCCTGGGCTGCAGACTCCAAGTCCCACGTTGCTCACATGAGCGAAGGCGACTTCTACGCCAGCGAAAAAGCCGCCCTGATCGAAGCTCCGGGCAGCGTTAAAATCGAACTGATCGCTCAAGACGGCACCACCACCGTCCTGAAAGAAAAAACCGCCGTCCAGGCCGGTGAGATCATCGATTGCTCCGTGATGAGCAAAAAGGCTCTGCGTGAGTTCGTAGCGGCCGAAATCGAAGACGCCAAAAAACAAGGCGTTCTGTTCTCGGTTCACCTTAAAGCCACCATGATGAAGGTTTCCGACCCGATCATGTTTGGTCAGATCGTGGCCGAGTTCTACAAGGATGCGCTGGAAAAACACGCAGACGTCCTCAAAGAAATCGGTTTCAACCTGAACAACGGCATCGGCGACCTGTACGCGCGCATCAAGGCGCTGCCGGCCGAGAAGCAAGCTGAAATCGAAGCCGACATCGAAGCTGTCTATGCCAACCGCCCTGCGCTGGCCATGGTCAACTCCGACAAGGGCATCACCAACCTGCACGTGCCAAGCGACGTAATCGTCGATGCCTCGATGCCGGCCATGATTCGTGATTCCGGCAAGATGTGGAACACCGAAGGCCAGCTGCAGGACACCAAGGCCGTGATCCCGGATCGCTGCTACGCCACCATCTACCAGGCCACCATCGAAGACTGCAAAAAGCACGGCGCCTTCGATCCGACCACTATGGGCAGCGTGCCAAACGTTGGCCTGATGGCGCAAAAAGCCGAAGAGTACGGCTCCCACGACAAAACCTTCCAGATCAAGACCCCGGGCGTTGTTCGCGTCACCGACAGCAACGGCAACGTGCTGATGGAGCAAAAGGTCGAAGAAGGCGATATCTGGCGCATGTGCCAGGCCAAGGACGCGCCGATCCGCGACTGGGTCAAACTGGCCGTCAACCGCGCTCGCGCCAGCAACACCCCGGCCGTGTTCTGGCTCGATCCAAAGCGTAGCCACGACGCCGAAATGATCAAGAAGGTAGAAACCTACCTGAAGGATCACGACACCAGCGGCCTGGACATTCGCATCATGGCGCCGGTTGAAGCCATGAAGTTCACCCTGGAGCGTACCCGCAAGGGCCTGGACACCATCTCGGTGACCGGCAACGTACTGCGCGACTACCTGACCGACCTGTTCCCGATCATGGAACTGGGCACCAGCGCCAAGATGCTGTCGATCGTTCCGCTGATGAATGGCGGCGGTCTGTTCGAAACCGGCGCAGGCGGCTCGGCTCCGAAGCACGTTCAACAGCTGCTGGAAGAAAACTTCCTGCGCTGGGACTCGCTGGGTGAATTCCTGGCACTGGCGGCTTCCCTGGAGCACCTGGGCACGACCTACAACAACCCGAAAGCGTTGGTGTTGGCCAAGACCCTGGACCAGGCTACCGGCCAGTTCCTCGACAACAACAAATCGCCATCGCGCAAAGTCGGCAACATCGACAACCGCGGTAGCCACTTCTACCTGGCGCTGTACTGGGCTCAGGCCCTGGCTGCCCAGACTGAAGACAAAGAACTGCAAGCCCAGTTTGCCCCAGTGGCAAAAGCCATGGCCGAGAACGAGGCAAAAATCGTTGCCGAACTCAACGCCGTGCAGGGCAAGCCGGTCGATATCGGTGGTTACTACCACGCCGATGCCGACAAGGTGAGCAAAGTAATGCGCCCTAGCGCCACACTGAACGCGATCATCGCCTCGGTGTAA
- a CDS encoding cold shock domain-containing protein: protein MQGKVKWFNNAKGFGFINTQAKEGIDEHGNPIDFFAHFSAIQMDGYKTLKAGQPVSFEIIQGPKGLHAVPSPTLKFQPVLKRLHKR, encoded by the coding sequence ATGCAAGGCAAGGTCAAGTGGTTCAACAACGCCAAAGGCTTCGGCTTTATTAATACGCAGGCCAAGGAAGGCATCGATGAACACGGAAACCCGATCGACTTTTTTGCGCATTTTTCAGCAATCCAGATGGACGGTTACAAGACGCTCAAGGCAGGCCAGCCTGTGAGCTTCGAAATAATCCAGGGCCCCAAGGGCCTGCATGCGGTGCCATCACCAACGCTCAAGTTCCAGCCAGTGCTCAAGCGCCTGCACAAGAGGTGA
- the clpS gene encoding ATP-dependent Clp protease adapter ClpS: MHAISQTRLTFNQDHPDFDDEDSAGLAVQEAKPALQAPPMYKVVLFNDDYTPMDFVVEILEVFFNLNRELATKVMLAVHTEGRAVCGIYTRDIAETKAAQVNQYARESQHPLLCEIEKDG; the protein is encoded by the coding sequence ATGCATGCAATCAGCCAGACTCGACTAACATTCAATCAGGATCACCCCGATTTTGATGACGAAGACTCCGCTGGCTTGGCTGTGCAAGAGGCTAAGCCTGCGCTTCAGGCGCCGCCGATGTACAAGGTGGTTTTATTTAATGATGACTACACGCCAATGGATTTCGTTGTAGAGATCCTTGAAGTGTTTTTTAACTTGAATCGCGAATTGGCGACCAAGGTCATGCTGGCCGTCCATACAGAAGGACGGGCTGTGTGCGGCATCTATACCCGCGACATTGCCGAGACCAAGGCGGCGCAGGTAAACCAGTACGCACGCGAAAGCCAGCATCCGCTACTCTGTGAAATCGAGAAGGACGGTTAA
- the clpA gene encoding ATP-dependent Clp protease ATP-binding subunit ClpA — translation MLNRELEVTLNLAFKEARSKRHEFMTVEHLLLALLDNEAAATVLRACGANLEKLKHDLQEFIDSTTPLIPVHDEDRETQPTLGFQRVLQRAVFHVQSSGKREVTGANVLVAIFSEQESQAVFLLKQQSVARIDVVNFIAHGISKVPGHGEHSDSDHEMQDEEGGESSSSSNPLDAYASNLNELARQGRIDPLVGREMEVERVAQILARRRKNNPLLVGEAGVGKTAIAEGLAKRIVDNQVPDLLANSIVYSLDLGALLAGTKYRGDFEKRFKALLGELKKRPQAILFIDEIHTIIGAGAASGGVMDASNLLKPLLSSGDIRCIGSTTFQEFRGIFEKDRALARRFQKVDVSEPSVEDTIGILRGLKGRFEQHHGIEYSDEALRAAAELASRYINDRHMPDKAIDVIDEAGAYQRLQPVESRVKRIEVAQVEDIVAKIARIPPKHVSVSDKELLRNLERDLRLTVFGQDAAIDSLSTAIKLSRAGLKSPDKPVGSFLFAGPTGVGKTEAARQLAKALGIELIRFDMSEYMERHTVSRLIGAPPGYVGFDQGGLLTEAITKQPHCVLLLDEIEKAHPEVFNLLLQVMDHGTLTDNNGRKADFRNVIVIMTTNAGAETASRASMGFTHQDHASDAMEAIKKSFTPEFRNRLDTIIQFGRLSHEVIKHVVDKFLTELQAQLEDKHVQLEVSDAARGWLAAGGYDALMGARPMARLIQDKIKRPLAEEILFGELADHGGVVHIDLENGELTFEFETAVEMA, via the coding sequence ATGTTAAATCGCGAGCTCGAAGTCACCCTCAATCTTGCCTTCAAGGAAGCCCGCTCCAAACGTCATGAGTTCATGACGGTTGAGCACCTCCTTTTAGCGCTCCTGGATAATGAGGCGGCCGCAACCGTTCTACGCGCCTGTGGCGCAAACCTCGAGAAACTCAAGCATGACCTGCAAGAGTTTATTGATTCCACGACTCCCCTGATCCCCGTCCACGACGAAGACCGTGAAACCCAGCCAACCCTGGGGTTCCAGCGGGTCTTGCAGCGTGCGGTGTTCCATGTGCAAAGCTCCGGCAAGCGTGAAGTGACCGGCGCCAATGTGCTGGTGGCCATCTTCAGTGAGCAGGAAAGCCAGGCCGTATTCCTGCTCAAGCAGCAGAGCGTGGCGCGCATCGACGTGGTCAACTTTATTGCCCACGGCATTTCCAAGGTGCCCGGGCATGGCGAGCACAGCGACAGCGACCATGAAATGCAGGATGAAGAGGGTGGCGAGTCGTCGTCCTCCAGCAATCCTCTGGACGCTTATGCCAGCAACCTGAATGAACTGGCCCGTCAGGGCCGGATCGATCCGCTGGTGGGGCGCGAAATGGAAGTTGAGCGCGTTGCCCAGATTCTGGCGCGTCGGCGCAAAAACAACCCGCTGCTGGTCGGCGAAGCAGGTGTGGGCAAAACCGCGATTGCCGAGGGCCTGGCCAAACGCATCGTCGACAATCAAGTGCCTGACCTGCTGGCTAACAGCATCGTCTACTCCCTTGACCTCGGCGCCTTGCTGGCGGGTACCAAGTACCGTGGCGATTTCGAGAAGCGTTTCAAGGCGCTGTTGGGCGAGCTGAAAAAGCGCCCGCAGGCGATCCTGTTTATCGACGAAATCCACACCATTATCGGTGCCGGTGCGGCCTCGGGCGGGGTGATGGACGCCTCCAACCTGCTCAAGCCATTGCTGTCTTCGGGTGATATTCGCTGCATCGGATCCACCACGTTCCAGGAATTTCGCGGGATCTTCGAAAAAGACCGTGCCCTGGCGCGCCGCTTCCAGAAAGTTGACGTGTCCGAGCCTTCGGTCGAAGACACCATCGGCATTCTGCGCGGGCTCAAGGGTCGTTTCGAACAGCATCATGGCATCGAATACAGCGACGAGGCCCTGCGTGCAGCGGCTGAGCTGGCCTCACGCTATATCAATGACCGGCACATGCCGGACAAGGCCATTGACGTGATCGACGAAGCCGGTGCCTACCAGCGCCTGCAGCCGGTCGAAAGCCGGGTCAAGCGCATTGAAGTGGCGCAGGTTGAAGATATCGTGGCAAAAATCGCCCGTATTCCGCCAAAACACGTGTCTGTTTCGGACAAGGAGCTGTTGCGCAACCTTGAGCGTGACCTGCGCCTGACCGTATTCGGCCAGGATGCGGCGATCGATTCGCTGTCCACGGCGATCAAGCTGTCCCGTGCCGGGCTCAAGTCGCCGGACAAGCCGGTGGGTTCGTTCCTGTTCGCAGGGCCTACCGGTGTCGGCAAAACCGAGGCGGCGCGCCAGTTGGCCAAGGCCTTGGGTATCGAGCTGATCCGCTTTGACATGTCCGAGTACATGGAGCGCCACACTGTATCGCGTCTGATCGGTGCGCCTCCGGGCTATGTCGGGTTCGATCAGGGCGGTTTGCTCACTGAAGCCATCACCAAGCAGCCTCACTGCGTATTGCTGCTCGATGAAATCGAGAAGGCGCATCCTGAAGTCTTCAACCTGCTGTTGCAGGTCATGGACCACGGCACGCTGACCGATAACAACGGGCGCAAGGCGGACTTCCGCAACGTGATCGTTATCATGACCACCAACGCAGGTGCTGAAACCGCGTCTCGGGCTTCGATGGGCTTTACCCATCAGGATCATGCTTCTGATGCAATGGAAGCGATCAAGAAGAGCTTCACCCCCGAGTTCCGTAACCGCCTGGACACCATCATCCAGTTTGGTCGCCTCAGCCATGAGGTTATCAAGCATGTGGTGGACAAGTTCCTTACCGAACTGCAGGCGCAGCTGGAAGACAAGCACGTGCAGCTTGAGGTGTCGGATGCGGCGCGCGGCTGGCTGGCGGCGGGTGGCTATGACGCGCTGATGGGCGCACGGCCGATGGCCCGTTTGATTCAGGACAAGATCAAGCGTCCGCTGGCTGAAGAGATTCTCTTTGGTGAGTTGGCCGATCATGGCGGTGTGGTACACATCGACCTTGAAAACGGCGAGCTGACCTTCGAGTTTGAAACCGCAGTCGAAATGGCTTGA
- a CDS encoding Na/Pi cotransporter family protein, whose amino-acid sequence MSGTTLLLNLAGAIALLLWGTHMISTALLRGFGTQLRNWMGRNLNNRWMALISGIGITGVLQSSTAVSLMATSFTAAGTLSLAPALAVMLGANIGSTLVVQLLSFDTSLAMPVILLTGFIVFRLRDDSRFESVGCALIGLGLMLLALGLLSATLGHMEATSVFRAVMQSLQGDVIIAVVAAVLLTWVCHSSVAVVLLIASLAGAGMMTPATAIALMLGANIGGALPSMMSASSPVARRLPLGNLLIRLLGTVALLPCLPWLASVVARSDIGLAQWVVYLHTAFNLLLAVVFIGLIEPCARLLTRLLPQPEPPADPGMPQYLDEAGLEVANIGLSNAVREALRLADMTSLMLNQVLQLFEKPDPHTMDKVRQLDHSIDLLSAAIRAYLADIGQDGLSDDDADRAQEVLMFVINLEHAGDILGNLAQLAVRRTRRGEHFSSFELIQIQAMHLALLDSLNLAVTAFLREDVSAAQALIGHKETVRKLEASASREHFRKLQNDKSAWAESGDIFQRVLRDYRRVHHHIAALGHPVLERTGALTH is encoded by the coding sequence ATGTCGGGAACCACTCTGTTACTCAACCTCGCGGGCGCCATCGCACTTTTGCTGTGGGGCACCCATATGATTTCCACCGCCCTGCTGCGCGGCTTTGGCACCCAGCTGCGCAACTGGATGGGGCGCAACCTGAATAACCGCTGGATGGCGCTGATCAGCGGCATCGGCATTACCGGTGTGCTGCAGAGCAGCACGGCAGTCAGCCTGATGGCCACCTCCTTTACCGCAGCCGGCACCCTGAGCCTGGCCCCGGCCCTGGCCGTGATGCTGGGGGCCAATATCGGCTCGACTCTGGTGGTACAGCTGCTTAGTTTCGATACCTCACTGGCAATGCCGGTGATCTTGCTGACAGGCTTTATCGTTTTTCGCCTGCGCGATGACTCACGCTTTGAAAGCGTCGGCTGCGCACTGATAGGCCTGGGTTTGATGTTGCTGGCCCTGGGCTTGCTCAGCGCCACCCTGGGGCATATGGAAGCCACCTCGGTGTTTCGCGCCGTAATGCAAAGCCTGCAAGGCGATGTAATCATCGCGGTGGTCGCTGCCGTGCTGCTGACCTGGGTCTGCCACTCCAGTGTCGCCGTGGTGCTGCTGATCGCCTCGCTGGCCGGCGCTGGCATGATGACACCCGCCACCGCCATTGCCCTGATGCTCGGCGCCAATATCGGTGGCGCGTTGCCGTCCATGATGAGCGCCAGCTCGCCCGTGGCGCGACGCCTGCCGCTGGGCAACCTGCTGATTCGCCTGCTGGGCACCGTGGCCTTGCTGCCCTGCCTGCCGTGGCTGGCCAGCGTTGTGGCCCGCAGCGATATTGGCCTCGCACAGTGGGTGGTGTACCTGCATACCGCGTTCAACCTGCTGCTGGCCGTGGTGTTTATCGGCCTGATTGAGCCCTGCGCGCGCCTGCTGACCCGCCTGCTGCCCCAGCCGGAGCCGCCAGCAGACCCGGGCATGCCGCAGTATCTGGACGAGGCCGGCCTGGAAGTGGCCAATATCGGCCTGTCCAATGCCGTGCGTGAAGCCTTGCGCCTTGCGGACATGACCTCACTGATGCTCAATCAGGTCCTGCAACTGTTCGAGAAACCCGACCCGCACACGATGGACAAGGTGCGCCAGCTGGATCACTCCATAGACCTGCTCAGTGCTGCCATCCGCGCCTATCTTGCCGATATCGGCCAGGATGGCCTGAGCGATGATGACGCCGACCGCGCACAGGAAGTACTGATGTTCGTGATCAACCTGGAGCACGCCGGTGACATCCTCGGCAACCTCGCGCAACTGGCTGTTCGCCGCACGCGCCGTGGCGAGCACTTTTCCTCGTTCGAACTGATCCAGATCCAGGCCATGCACCTGGCCCTGCTGGACAGCCTGAACCTGGCCGTTACCGCATTCTTGCGTGAGGACGTGAGCGCTGCCCAGGCACTGATCGGCCACAAGGAAACCGTGCGCAAGCTGGAAGCCAGCGCCAGCCGCGAGCACTTTCGCAAGCTGCAAAACGACAAGAGTGCCTGGGCCGAATCCGGGGATATTTTCCAGCGGGTGCTGCGCGACTACCGTCGCGTACATCACCATATTGCCGCGCTTGGCCATCCGGTGCTGGAGCGCACTGGCGCACTGACCCACTAG